In Labilibaculum sp. DW002, a single window of DNA contains:
- a CDS encoding S9 family peptidase, producing MKRNLLTLLLVIIGLGLFAQETPVTKANYELAARFSPTKLRGMVFSTSVNPHWLKNGEKFWYTYRTSEGQKYYIVDPVKNTKKELFNGVKMAADMSRLTGDPFDAQHMYISKLKFIKNEKALQFQVKSKLVEEEEKDEDGNKQEEKKDDEKKEKAKKKMVAKVWHFQYTIASKKLILVDDFKKPLEQKKWASVAPNQEYVIFAKQHNLWWMDAENYKKAQKNEKDSTIVEHQLTKDGVEHYCYGTNSYGKTNREKEEEKDKRKEAYVTFSSDSKKFATVREDERKVKDLWVINSVAKGRPTLESYKYHMAGEKEAPQTELIVIDWDTKETLKVKADAFKDQTISILRAPRQKRNEADDVKFSKWINKGSDMLYFKRTSRDMKRVDYCTANTSTGEVKVIIEERLNTYIETRPLVSINKGKEFIQWSERDGWAHFYLYDKAGKLKNQITSGAWHCDKIQGVDEKNRVLYFTANGHEEGEDPYYSHLYRVNFDGTGLKLLNKGNFDHKVNLNDQTHYFVNNASRVDSAPESKLYDSKGTKIMDLETADLSILFESGYKFPEIFTVKAGDGVTDIYGVMYKPFDFDPNKKYPILTYVYPGPQTEAVYKSFSTRMDRADRMAQLGFIVVTMGNRGGHPARSKWYHNYGYQNMRDYPLLDKKVALERLANRHDFIDINKVGIYGHSGGGFMSTAAMLVYPDFFKVAVSAAGNHDNNIYNRWWSETHHGVKEVVSEKGDTTFKYKIDTNPSLAKNLKGKLMIVTGDIDDNVHPGNSIRMANALIKANKRFDFFLYPGQRHGFGNMSEYSFWIRSEYFCKHLLGDFRHGADFIEMQNEKPKN from the coding sequence ATGAAAAGAAACTTACTCACACTCCTACTAGTAATTATAGGATTGGGCTTGTTTGCACAGGAAACACCTGTGACAAAGGCAAATTATGAATTAGCAGCACGCTTTTCGCCTACAAAATTGCGTGGTATGGTATTCTCTACATCGGTAAACCCGCATTGGTTAAAGAATGGAGAAAAATTTTGGTACACTTATCGCACATCCGAAGGACAAAAATACTATATAGTTGATCCTGTAAAGAATACGAAAAAGGAACTGTTTAATGGCGTAAAAATGGCTGCAGATATGAGTCGTCTTACTGGTGATCCATTCGATGCTCAACACATGTACATTAGCAAGCTTAAATTCATCAAAAATGAAAAAGCTCTTCAATTCCAGGTAAAAAGTAAATTGGTTGAAGAGGAAGAAAAGGATGAAGATGGAAACAAGCAAGAGGAGAAGAAAGATGACGAAAAGAAGGAAAAAGCTAAAAAGAAAATGGTAGCTAAAGTGTGGCATTTCCAGTACACAATAGCTTCTAAAAAGTTAATCCTTGTTGATGATTTCAAAAAACCACTTGAGCAAAAGAAATGGGCATCGGTTGCACCAAACCAAGAGTATGTGATTTTTGCTAAACAGCACAACCTTTGGTGGATGGATGCTGAAAACTACAAGAAAGCTCAGAAAAATGAGAAGGATTCTACTATTGTTGAACATCAATTAACAAAAGACGGTGTTGAGCACTATTGTTATGGAACCAATTCATACGGTAAAACCAACAGAGAGAAAGAAGAAGAAAAAGATAAGAGAAAAGAAGCTTACGTAACTTTTTCATCTGATTCTAAAAAATTCGCTACAGTTCGCGAAGACGAACGTAAAGTAAAAGATCTATGGGTAATCAATTCGGTTGCAAAAGGTCGTCCTACATTAGAGAGCTATAAATACCACATGGCTGGTGAGAAAGAAGCACCACAAACAGAGCTTATTGTTATCGATTGGGATACTAAAGAAACACTTAAAGTTAAGGCTGATGCTTTTAAAGATCAAACCATTTCTATTTTAAGAGCCCCTAGGCAAAAGCGTAATGAAGCTGATGATGTAAAATTCTCTAAATGGATTAATAAAGGTAGCGATATGCTTTATTTCAAGCGTACTAGCCGTGATATGAAACGTGTGGATTATTGTACAGCTAACACAAGTACCGGAGAAGTTAAAGTAATCATCGAAGAAAGATTGAATACTTACATCGAAACTCGTCCTTTAGTATCTATTAACAAGGGCAAAGAGTTCATTCAATGGTCAGAACGTGATGGATGGGCTCATTTCTATCTTTATGACAAAGCTGGTAAGCTTAAGAATCAAATCACTTCAGGAGCGTGGCATTGTGATAAAATTCAAGGTGTAGATGAAAAAAACAGAGTTCTTTATTTCACAGCGAATGGCCACGAAGAAGGTGAAGATCCATACTATTCACACCTATATCGTGTAAATTTTGATGGAACGGGCTTAAAACTTCTAAACAAAGGTAATTTCGATCACAAAGTAAACCTTAACGATCAAACCCATTACTTTGTGAACAACGCTTCAAGAGTTGATTCGGCTCCAGAATCGAAACTTTACGATTCTAAAGGAACCAAAATTATGGATTTGGAAACTGCTGATTTGTCAATTCTTTTTGAATCAGGATACAAATTTCCTGAAATCTTCACCGTAAAAGCTGGTGATGGTGTTACAGACATCTACGGTGTAATGTATAAGCCTTTCGATTTTGATCCAAACAAGAAATATCCGATTCTAACATACGTTTATCCAGGTCCTCAGACCGAGGCTGTTTACAAGAGTTTCTCAACTCGTATGGATAGAGCTGATCGAATGGCTCAACTTGGTTTTATTGTTGTAACTATGGGAAATAGAGGTGGTCATCCTGCCCGTTCTAAGTGGTATCACAACTACGGATATCAAAACATGAGAGACTACCCTCTATTGGATAAGAAAGTTGCCTTAGAACGTCTCGCTAATCGTCACGATTTTATTGACATCAACAAAGTTGGTATCTACGGACACTCTGGTGGCGGATTTATGTCAACTGCTGCCATGTTGGTTTATCCTGATTTCTTTAAAGTTGCTGTATCGGCAGCCGGAAATCATGATAATAATATTTATAACCGTTGGTGGAGTGAAACTCACCATGGTGTAAAAGAAGTGGTTAGCGAAAAGGGAGATACAACTTTCAAGTATAAGATTGACACCAATCCTAGTTTAGCTAAAAACTTAAAAGGAAAACTAATGATTGTAACAGGTGATATCGATGATAATGTTCATCCTGGTAACAGTATCAGAATGGCAAATGCTTTGATAAAAGCTAATAAGCGCTTCGATTTCTTCCTATATCCTGGGCAGCGTCATGGATTTGGAAATATGAGTGAGTATTCATTTTGGATTAGAAGTGAGTATTTCTGCAAGCATTTACTTGGAGACTTTAGACATGGAGCAGATTTCATTGAAATGCAAAATGAAAAGCCAAAGAACTAA